In Caloenas nicobarica isolate bCalNic1 chromosome 6, bCalNic1.hap1, whole genome shotgun sequence, the DNA window gggtaTTCCCTGGGGCTGttgccagctgggctggggtgcCAGGGCGGTGACCTCTcactctgctccctgccagccgCTCCTGCCCAATGCTGGCAGGACCAGCTCCACCTGGAAGGATTTCCGGAGGAAGCTGCGGCTGCTGGTGCCGTACATGTGGCCGAGGGGCAACCACctgctgcaggggctggtgCTGTTCTGCATGGCGCTCATGGGGCTGGAGCGGGCCATCAACGTCTTCGTCCCTATCTACTACAAGAACATCGGTGAGGTGCCTAGAGCTTGGTGTGTGAAGCTGCCCATGGCCTCGCCAAGTGTTGGGgggtggcaggagcaggggcCAGGGGGTTGGGGACcagtgctgggtgctgggacTGTTTCCTATGGAGCACCCAGCAatgctccctgcccctctgccctgACCTTTGCCACCCTCTCCTCAGTGAACGAGTTGACAGAGGGTGTTCCGTGGCACACCCTGGCCTGGACTGTCTGCATCTACGTGGGGCTGAAGTTCCTACAGGGTGGAGGTGCTGGTAAGGACCACCGGGAAGGATGGGGAGAGACTGTGTGGGGCACATCATGCTGGGGCTGGCGTGCTCAGGGATGCCCTTATGCCTCATCACTACTGCTCTCTCTTGGGAACTGCAACCAGGGCTGGTGCCAGGTTTGAGACAATGCAGGGGGCCCATCCCAAATCCCTCTTTCCCAGCTGGGCTTTCTGAGCTGGCTGCATGCCCCAGTGGCACCAGTCCCTGCTGACCATCCTGTGGCACCCTGCAGGCTCCACCGGCTTCGTGAGCAACCTGCGCACGTTCCTGTGGGTGTGGGTGCAGCAGTTCACCAACCGGCAGGTGCAGGTGCAGCTCTTTGCCCACCTGCACGGGCTGTCCCTGCGCTGGCACCTGGGCCGTCGCACCGGAGAGGTCCTGCGCAGCGTGGACCGGGGCACCAGCAGCATCAACAGCCTGCTCAGGTCAGAGCGTGCCCGTGGCAGGTGGGgggcagctgggcagccccaCCAGGCCGGGCTGATGTGCCAGcccccttcctgctccccagctaCATCGtcttcagcatcatccccaCCATTGCGGACATCATCATTGGCATCGTTTACTTCACCTCAGTTTTCAGCGCCTGGTTTGgcctcatcatctttgtgtgTATGACCCTCTACCTGAGTGAGTGAggggttggggtgcaggggtcccatgctgggctgtggggaagTGGGCACCTGCCAACACAATCCTCTTCTGCCCGCAGCTCTGACCATCTTCATCACTGAGTGGAGGACCAAATACCGGCGCGACATGAACACGCGGGACAATGAGGCCAAGTCCCGGGCTGTGGACTCGCTCCTCAATTTCGAGACGGTACCGTAGGCGGTGGGTGGGATCACTGAGTACTGCCTGGTGCTGAGGGGGCTGATCTGGGTGCTGACTCTGGCTCTGCATCCTGCAGGTGAAGTACTACAACGCAGAGAGTTACGAGGTGAACCGCTTTAATGACGCCATCATCAAATACCAGGTACCGGGAGTTCGGCAGCAGTGGGAGGTCAGGGGGAAGGAGCTGAGCCCCACGGGCACCTGCGGGGAGAATGGAGCTCGCCGTGGATCTGGTGTGGAGGCTGCAGCGTCCCGGAGGACCCTGCCTCTTTCAGGTCTCGGAGTGGAAGGTCAGTGCCTCGCTGGGCCTCCTCAACCAGACTCAGAACCTGGTCAttggcctggggctgctggtggggtCCCTCCTCTGCGCCTACTTCGTCACCGAAAACAAGCTGCAGGTACGGCTGGTGCCagcctgggcagcccctgctccaggCAGAGCCATGGGGCTGGCTGTGACAGACACCTCTCCCCTGTCACCTCCAGGTGGGGGACTTTGTCCTCTTCGGCACCTACATCATCCAGCTCTACACGCCGCTCAACTGGTTTGGGACTTACTACAGGTAACACTGGGACTTGCGAGGGTGCGTGGAGTCCCCCTCCCCATGGGTGCCTGGGTTGGGATGTGCTCCCCCAAACACTTCCCTGTGATCTTCACTCTCAGGATGATCCAGAACTCCTTTGTGGACATGGAGAACATGTTCGAGCTCTTCAATGAGGAGCAAGAGGTAGGTGTTGCCTTCTGAGGCCCCATTCCCTGGCACGGCCCCATggtcctgccctggggacaggctggcTCTGAGGCCATGTCTCCCCCCGGCAGGTGAAGGATGCTGTGAACGCTGGCGACCTGCGCTTGGTGGCCGGGCAGATCGAGTTTGAGAACGTGCACTTCAGCTATGTGGATGGGTATGGGGTGGAAGGTGCAGGCTTGCACCAATTGAGCTATGGGTCAGGCACAGGGATGTGGGGCGGTGGAGGTGGCCCTGAGCCCCTCTCCATCTCCCTCTCCCAGGAAAGAAATCCTGCAGGACGTCTCCTTCTCTGTGATGCCTGGGCAGACCCTGGCCCTGGTGAGAGTGGGACCTTGGGTGTGGGTTCACTGCTGGAAGgtgggctgggggaagaggggctTGGAAGTACAGGGGTGGGAAGGACAGACCCACGGCGGGGCtggcccttccctgcccagcccctggcagcGAGGAGTCTGGTGTCTTTACCTTCGTGTGCAGGTGGGACCTTCGGGCTCGGGGAAGAGCACCATCATCCGCCTGCTCTTCCGCTTCTACGACGTGCGGGGTGGCTGTATCCGCATCGACGGGCAGGACATCTCCCAGGTGAGGGTGGGAGAGCTACCAGGACCAGGGTGGGACAGACACCGGCTCCTCTGGGCCTCACAGCATCACTGGCTGCGGGCATTGGCATCTCCCCGGGGCAGGGGTGAGCACACAGCCCCCGCAGTCCCTTCAGTGGCTGATGTACGTGCTGGGAGTGGGATGAGTGGGATGACTGTGGGACCCATGGGCTGAAATGCtggaggctgcccagggctccctgGGGAGGGCTGCGGTCTCCGCACCACAGGATGGAGATGCAGCTGAGCCTGTGGTCCAGGGAGGACCCTGGAGCAGACAACCTATGGATGAGTAGTGTGTTGGGTTCATGGCTGAGGGGTAGGATTTGGTTTGGGGGGCATTTTAGGGGGGAGGTCTGGCTGAGCCCCCTCCCCTTGTCTCCCCAGGTGAAGCAGGCGTCGCTGCGCGCTCACATCGGGGTGGTGCCCCAGGACACGGTGCTCTTCAACGACACCATCGCCAACAACATCCGCTACGGACGGATCCCGGCTACCGACCAGGAGGTGCAGGAGGCAGCACGGGCTGCTGACATCCATGACCGcatcctttccttccctgatGGTGAGACCCCCACAGTACCCTCCTTGCCCTCCCTTGCTGTCCCAGGGTCCCCCATGACCTTGTAGCTGCCCTCACAGATGTCTTTGCGTGACATTCCCCATGGGGACAACTGCACGACCCTGCGCCTCACTTTGCCTCTCCCTGCTGTCTCTCCAGGGCTAAAtcagcccctgggcagggatgAGCTGAGGCTGCGCCAGGTGGCTGCGTggtcccagcagcagagccctggtccccatccctgtctcgGAGGGCACCAGTGCAGCACGTTCCTGCCCTTGTTGCTGCAGGATACAACACCCAGGTGGGAGAGCGTGGGCTGAAGCTGAGCGGGGGGGAGAAGCAGCGCGTCGCCATCGCACGCACCATCCTGAAGGGTCCCCGCATCATCCTGCTAGATGAGGTAATGGTAGcaacccccagccctgctctgcagcagcccctgccccagcagctgcccgtATCCCTTCCCCATGCCCTGCCTCTTCTGCAGGCCACATCTGCACTTGACACAGAGACCGAGAGGAACATCCAGGCCTCCCTGGCCAAGGTCTGCGCCCACCGCACCACCGTTGTTGTTGCACATAGGTAGGGACGAGGAAAAGGGCTGATCTGGGAAGTGCTGAGGGACTCACAGACTTGTCCTCCTGCTCAGGAGTGACAGCCCTGTGACTGCAGCTCCTTGCACTGTGTAACCTCCCCCAAGCCAGGATAAcaccctgcctttccctgcaggctctCCACTGTGGTGGGTGCAGACCAGATCCTGGTGCTCAAGGATGGGCGCATTGCAGAGCGAGGCAGGTGAGCACAGGGGAGGGCTTGGTGCTGTCTGCCCATGGAACCCCTTCCCTGGCTCTGGGGCCATAATGAGACCGTGAACCCCTCTGCTCTCCCCGCAGGCAtgaagagctgctgcagaagggtgGTGTGTATGCCAGCatgtggctgcagcagcaggcaggggacgAGGGTCATAGCAAGGAGCACCGCACCGAGAAGCCCCCCAGCAGCAAGAAGGGGCCATGAGCATGGCCAGGGATTCTGCTGTGACACTGACTGGGGGCCCAGGCCCCCCCTCCACCAGGGAGCCCTTTGGGGCTGCGGGCCAGGGCCCTGTgcaccccaggagctgcaggggctGTGTTCGACACTCCACTATGTTTGTacctgtttgttttgctgttgtgtaGTTTCTTAAAACAGGTCCTtcccagctctgtgtgtgtgtgtgctctgGGCACGGTATGTGCCTGCAGGACCCCTGCCaggggggctgtgctgcaggcaggggcaggcagaggTACCAGCAGCTTTGCCACAGGGTTGAACTCTCTGGGCTCAGgcaggtgaggagcagagcaggctgTCAGcacctgccccatccctgcacaaaGGGCTGAATATAGCAGGGGGCTGCACTCCcaacagcaaaggaaggaagatacAGCACAGCTGTGCCCCCTTCACCCCCATATACCCTCCCCTCACACCCCTAAGTGACCactcccccaaaacacccctGCCCCGTGTgctatgcttttattttgtccCAAGCAGCACTCTGACAAGGCTCAGCATTCCCTCAGCCCAGACTGATCCCACATTCTGCCCAGGTAGGCACTGCCAGCAGAACCTCCCCCTGGCCATACACTGctccccaggcaggagcagtTCTGGCAGAGAAGCTCAAGAGAGTAGGtaggaaagcagcactgctcacaTGGCTGCAGGCCCCCCCTGGAAGAGCTCAGCCAGTgttcctccccaccccactgTCAGCTCCTGCCTCCAACTAGCAGTAAGGAAGGGCTGGCTCCAGGCTCAGGGCTGCATTTGCAAGAAGGGGTTCcgtgctgctgcccaggaggggaTCCCACACAGCACAACTGGGAGGAGGGAAGTGTTCCGGCTCCAGCAGCATTAAACCAGGGCCATTGGATAGTTTaaggcagcagagagcagccagGTGCAGTCCCCCCGTGCGAGCAACGCTGGCACAGTCAAGTTACTGTCGAGGTTACTTTGCAGTTAATGGCCCTTGTTAAATTAAACCAGAAAGGAAATGCAGCTCCATTCATTCTCAGAGGGGTCCTGGGCCCCAGCCAAGTGGAGTAAGGCCCAACATGCTGTTGTGCATGCAAACAGCAGGGGAGGCACCGAGAGCAGGGAAGCAGCTGCCTTCACGCTGCCAGGAGGTCATACATTCAGCCGAGCCATGCCCGTGCGAGAGACCATCCCAGCCACAGCCCTTCCCAAAGGGCAAAATCCAGCCCCTGCTACTGCAGCAGACAGCTGCATCCTGGCAGATGTCCCCATGTGGCACTTCCCctccaggccagctctgccctcacCCCACAGTCCCAGGAGTGGTGGGACACAgctgtggcagctgtggctACATGCTCCTTGCTTTGGTCAGCCCATGCTCAGCCTCATCCCACAGAGTCTTCACCTCCCCAGGAGCATCGGCAATTTGCTGCACTAGTTTTATGCAGGTACTAGGGTGGAGGTGTCAGTGTGTGTCTGGTGGCTCGCTTACAGACCCCAGGGAGACCAGTTGTCCCTGGCGAGAGGCTCTTATCATCAGTGTCCAGGCCAGAACCCCGCAGAGTCCACATGGGaggccagagctgctcctcaggtCACAAATGGGATCCCGCATCCGCTGGCAGACTCTACCTCGCCCGCCTAGGACATGCTGCAGTTTGATGGCTTTGAACTGTGTGCCTGCAAGGGGAAAAACCACACAGTGAGCAAGAGAGGATGGGCAGCTTCCTCTGTCCTTCAAGGGGGCATATCCACTGCTCGAGTCCTCTGCACTGTGTGCTCAGCAGTCATGCCACCActgccccaggccaggctgcctTCCTGCTGAGAAAAGCGACCCTAGACAGAGCCCACAGGAAGGAGAACCCAGGGAAGACCCCACCATGACACAGGCAGGCAGGGATCAACCCCATGAGGGCACAGAGCCTAGAGCCAGCCTCACTCACCTGCCGCTGCGACTGCTGGTACTCGGCTTCACTCGCTGACAGCGCCTGGGCCAGGGCCagatcctcctcctcctgtgtgctgctggggacagcggtGCAATATGTGCATTGGCCTCCCCAGGCTCAGGGTCCATCCCTcagagccctgctcctgtcacTGCCACCCTCTAGGACTACTATGGA includes these proteins:
- the ABCB6 gene encoding ATP-binding cassette sub-family B member 6; the protein is MAVLGGYCEGNSSIAQAWVQQGFQPCFFFTLVPAMLLSVCLLLGALQYACYVRFGRTMEPKYIPRSHLYRGQVLLSLLLALQPFGGLLWQAAGTGRLYGYMLLHACLWALSWGCAVALLQLEHTRVLAHDRTRGHGTVLLLFWALAFATENLTLVCWRSPLWWWGLEDTNQKVQFGFWLLRYICTLMLFILGMKAPGLPHKPYMLLVNEEERDVENCQPLLPNAGRTSSTWKDFRRKLRLLVPYMWPRGNHLLQGLVLFCMALMGLERAINVFVPIYYKNIVNELTEGVPWHTLAWTVCIYVGLKFLQGGGAGSTGFVSNLRTFLWVWVQQFTNRQVQVQLFAHLHGLSLRWHLGRRTGEVLRSVDRGTSSINSLLSYIVFSIIPTIADIIIGIVYFTSVFSAWFGLIIFVCMTLYLTLTIFITEWRTKYRRDMNTRDNEAKSRAVDSLLNFETVKYYNAESYEVNRFNDAIIKYQVSEWKVSASLGLLNQTQNLVIGLGLLVGSLLCAYFVTENKLQVGDFVLFGTYIIQLYTPLNWFGTYYRMIQNSFVDMENMFELFNEEQEVKDAVNAGDLRLVAGQIEFENVHFSYVDGKEILQDVSFSVMPGQTLALVGPSGSGKSTIIRLLFRFYDVRGGCIRIDGQDISQVKQASLRAHIGVVPQDTVLFNDTIANNIRYGRIPATDQEVQEAARAADIHDRILSFPDGYNTQVGERGLKLSGGEKQRVAIARTILKGPRIILLDEATSALDTETERNIQASLAKVCAHRTTVVVAHRLSTVVGADQILVLKDGRIAERGRHEELLQKGGVYASMWLQQQAGDEGHSKEHRTEKPPSSKKGP